DNA sequence from the Flavobacteriales bacterium genome:
GAGTCTAAACCATTAATCACAAAGCTACTTCCTCCTATGGTGATCGAGTCATAGGCATTTGCCATGATGTTTTTATAAAACAAAGTAGATTGTGTATTTGCAGAAGGATTCCATTGCCATTGAACTGCTGTATAATTTTTCTGAATAATTTCTAATGTTGGCACATTACAGCAACCTTCTGTTTTGAATAAAACAGAATTTGACAGAACTTGGGAAGTATCAGAACATGTATTGAGTATTTTGGCTCGATACCAAGTGCAATTTTGGAGGTTGCTAAAAGTATAGCTTGTATCAGTTGTTGATATCGTATCCCAAGAATTATTTGCAATATCTTGAAGAAGTATTTGGTAATCAGTGAATGAAACCACATTGGTGTCCATCCAAGAAATTGATGCAGAATCTTCGGTAATATTTGTAGCAATGAGCGGTGTTACACTCGGACAGTTACTGCAATCATCCAAAAGTAATTCCATACTCTTCCCAATATTTAATCTTTTTCCTGTGGAAGTGATATTTTGGATAGAAGCATTACTATCTCCACCTTGCAAAATATAACCTTTTACTTTCAAGGCTGCCATTTCTGGTGATGTTTTAGCCAGTTGCATAAGATTCCCACAGTCTGCGGCATATAGTAAACCAATTGTCCCTGCTACATGAGGCGTTGCTCCTGAAGTACCTCCAAATCCTCCAAAAGTATTTCCAGATCTTGCAGTATAAGTTCCTTCGCCAAAAGCACCTAGATCTACTGAGTTTAGACCATACCCTGCTTGATTAACCTTTTGATCTTGGTTATTGATATTAGTGACAGCAACTAGGTAATCACTACTACATTGTGTAGGTAAATCTCCATCGGTATCCACATTCACATCCAAGTTTGCCGTAGCTCCTGCATTTAGGATTCCCACAGCACCCAATGAATCATAAAAATTACACCAAAGTGGCGCATTGGCAGCTTGTCCGTAGTTTACCCCCCAAGAGGCATTTGTGGCAACTACAAATGCACCTTCAAGTCCATTGCTTTCATTATATTTTTTTCTTGCTAAATAAGGATATGTGTATGCTGCTAATGCTTGAGCTTCGTTTCCTCCACCAGAAACTGCCATTATTTTTATATCCCAACTTATTCCAGATACACCAAAATTATTATTCCCTTTTGCTCCAATAATTCCTGCTACGGGAGTTCCGTGCCAAGTATTAGAAGTGATAATTCCTGTATTATTATAGGCATTCCATCCAAAATAATCATCTACATAACCATTTCCATCATCATCTACTCCGTTATTCGGAATTTCCGCTTCATTTTTCCACCAGTTATTTTCAAAATCTGTATGTGATAGTTCAAACCCACCATCAATGACACAAACTACGATGGTGTCGCCATCTGCTGTGAGACCTCCTGTTGTGTGTTCCCATGCATTTTCAATATCTAAATCAGCTCCGTTTAATGCTCCGTTTTGTCCTGTATTGTTGTATTGCCATTGACTTCCATAAAGCAAATCATTAGGACTATTTCTATTCTCTAAAATATGATTCACCTGAGCTTCTGCTACTTTTTCGGAGTTTTTTAATGCGCTGATTAATTCTTGGGCAGACCAAAACTTTTCATCAAAACGTATTTGATATATATCAAAAGGAGGAGAAACAAGTCTTATAAGCTCAAAATGGGTTGGTTTAGATTCAATTCTTTGATTGTTTTGGATCCATTGATCAATTTTTTCATTTGATTTTAATTGAATCAATAATTCTCCCGGTTCATAATTTTGAGCGAAGCCTTGAAAGAATAGTAATGAAAAAAGCAAAGAAAAGAGTCTTGTTATCATAATGTACGTATTGAGTTAGGACTGTAGAAATAGTGAGAAAAGGTTATTTTTTTATACCATTCCTGATTTTAACCAAATTACAGCAAAAACTATACACGAAAAAGGGATGTACAATATTTCATTGCACATCCCTTTGTTAATTTTTGTGTAAATAGGATTTCTACTATCTCAAATCATTTACATCATAATTACTAAAATTACTCATATTTGGCTCAAAGGCTGCTGAGTTCAAGTTTTGAGAATTGGTAACTTTTACTGTAGAAATTGTTCCATTTTTCTCATGACGAGTAATTTCTTTGATGTCGTAATTATCAAAATTGATAATAATTTTCTTTACATCAGCTTGTGCTGATTTTGGCTTCAATTCTATTTGATATTTTCCAAATTTTAGATCTTTACCACTAATATGAAAATCGTTTTTATAGTTTTCAAAATAAGTAGTGAAAGATAAACCCTCTTCTTCATCTTGGTCGGGCTTTGTGATGGTAATCTCTTCATCATCATGAGCCAATGTGTATAAATCAGTCCCATTGAAGTATATTTCCATATTACTAGAAGTGATATCTAAGTGATATTTTGTCTCAGAAGCTACTAAAACTCCATTTTGACTTTGTTGAACATTGGCTTTTGTGTTTACTAAATCAAAGGTGAAAGTAAATTCTTTTGCACCTGATAGAAGTAAATTATTCTTAGCTTTCATCATATACATCTCGGGTTCAGACTGAGCATACCCGTTGTGGAAAGAGAATAAAAGCACTAAAATGGAAAGGATATTTTTAATCATCGTTCTAAATTTTCCGTAAAGTTAATCATTTTCCTACAATTCATTCAAGAACTGTTCCAAAGCATATTCGTCAGGAATGAGAACATCTCTCGCTTTAGAGCCTGCAAATGGACCTACAATTCCTGCGGCTTCTAGCTGATCCATAATTCTACCTGCACGGTTGTAACCTAGTTTTAGTTTTCTTTGAATAAGCGAGGTAGATCCCTGCTGATGAAGTACGACAACCTTGGCGGCTTCTTCAAACATGGCATCTCTCTCATTGAGATCAATATCTGCTATTCCGCTGTCTCCACTGTCTTCCCCAACAAATTCTGGTAATTGAAAGGCTTGCGGATATCCTTTTTGTGATCCAATGTACTCACAAAGTTCTTCTACTTCAGGCGTGTCAACAAAAGCACATTGAATACGCACGAGGTCATTACCATTTGAGTAGAGCATGTCTCCACGACCAATTAATTGATTAGCTCCAGAAGCATCTAGAATGGTTCTAGAATCTGTGTTTGAGGTTACTCTAAATGCAATTCTTGCTGGGAAATTGGCTTTTATCGTTCCTGTGATAATATTTGTTGTAGGTCTTTGTGTGGCTACTATTAGGTGAATACCCACGGCACGAGCAAGTTGTGCTAAACGGGCAATTGGAAGTTCAATTTCTTTTCCTGCTGTCATTATTAAATCGGCAAATTCATCAATGACCAAGACAATATATGGTAAGAAACGATGTCCATTTTCGGGGTTTAGTTTTCTATTTCTAAACTTTACATTATACTCCTTGAGGTTTCTACAATGGGCTTTTTTAAGTAATTCGTAGCGTGCATCCATCTCTACACAAAGAGAGTTTACCGTGTTAACTACCAGTTTGTTCTCTGTAATTATCGCTTCTCCATCACCGGGTAGCTTTGCTAAGAAATGTCTTTCAATATGGTTGTAAAGCGTAAGTTCTACCTTTTTAGGATCTACCAATACAAGCTTGAGTTCCGCAGGGTGTTTTTTGTAAAGCAAGGAGGTTAAAATGGCATTCAATCCAACAGACTTTCCTTGTCCTGTAGCACCTGCCATTAGCAAGTGAGGCATTTTTGCTAAATCTGCTACATAGGTTTCATTGGAAATCGTTTTTCCCAATGCTACAGGGAGCTCCATTTTTGCGTTTTGGAATTTTTCAGACAAGAGTACCGATTTCATCGATACAATTTTGGGGTTTTTGGTAGGAACTTCTATTCCTATTGTTCCTTTTCCTGGAAGTGGAGCAATAATTCTTATTCCCAAGGCTGCTAAACTTAAAGCAATATCGTTTTCCAGACCTTTTATTTTTGAAATTCTCACCCCTGGTGCTGGCACTATTTCATAAAGGGTAATAGTAGGGCCTACTGTGGCAGAAATAGAGGAAATTTCGATTTTGTAGTTCCTCAGTGTTTCTACAATTTTTTCTTTATTAGATTGTAATTCCTCAGGATCAACAGAAACATCAGATCCCTCATACTCTTCCATGATGGAAAGTGGAGGTATTTCATAATTCCCTAGTTCTAAAGTAGGATCAAATTCTCCATATTCTTCAACGAGCTTGTCGGCTATATCATTAGGTTCTGCAATTTCTTTTGGTGTAGAAACTTCCGCTACTTTGATCTCTGGAACTATTTTTTCACCTTCAGGTACAATAATTTCTAAGTCTTTTGGAGCTTCTGGTTCTTTGTTTGTTTTTTTCTTTGTTTGTACAGGTTCTGGAACTTCAAAGCTGACTTTATTTCCTTCGGTTTTAATAGGGTCTTCTGTGAATGTTGGAGTTTTTTCTTCTATTTTTTGAACGACTTCTTTTACGGGTGTCGGTTTGCTAATAGATTCTTTTTTAGGTTTTTCTTTCTCCTTTTTTATTGGAATTGGTGTTTCTGTAGAATGGCTTGCTTCTATTTTTTCTTTCACCATTTCTGTTTTTGACTCCTTCTTTGGGAAAGAAGGTACCATTTTCTTTGCTTTTTCTAAAGGGTTGTCTTTAAAGAATTTTGAAATACTTTTTGGATTTATTTTAAGTCCGTAATTGATTACCAAAAAACTGAACAGAAAAAATAAAATGAGTGCTAAAGTTCCAAAATTTCCTAATAGGTGTGATAAATTTTCTGAGATTGTAAAGCCCACATGACCTCCCAAAATGGGTGGAGTACTATTGAAAAAAAAGGCAAGTGAAATAGGAAGCCATAAAGCCCAAAAAATAGATTTTTTTATAACTGGAAGAATATGGACTACTTTTTCTTGCATAAAATTATTCAGACCTACCAAAAGCATGATAATCGGAAGAATAAAAATGGCTAAACCAATTTGTTTGTAAATAAAGAAATGTGCTGTTCTTGTAAAAAATGTACCATTAGGCAGTTGGATATTTTTATTGAACATATACTTACTCCATTCTTTAGAAACAAGGCTTTGATAGGATTTCCAATTAAAAATATAATCGAAAAAAGTAACGATAAGAACCACCGAAAAAACAATGAGAAACAATCCCCAGAGCAAACGAGTAGTATCTGTTCTTAGGAAATCATGCCATTTTCTTTCTTTTAGGTGAGGTTCCATGGAAGGGTCTACTCCCATTTGTGAAAAATCTTCTTCTTGATGTCTTGATTGCATATTGGGTCGCTATTCACGAATAATTTTGTTCAAATTTCGATTTTTATTTTATGGTTGATCGGATTTAAAATAGATAAATTAAAACACTTCAAACCTTCAATCGGATTATAATTTACAAAATAACCAAAAAATACTAAATGATTGTTTCTTTTTTTCGATTTTGAGTGGGATATAATTAATGGAATTCGTTTTGAGAAAGACTTTATGCTTTTGAAATCAAAATAGAAACGGTATTTCCACCAAAACCAGAAGCATTTATAAGAATTTTTTTAGGCTGTTGAATGGTCTTATTTTTAAGAGTGTTTGGATATGGCAGATCGATGTTGAATTCTTGCATTTCAAATAAATGAAGAGCGAAGTCAATATTTAAAATTCCCGAAGCACCTAAGGTATGTCCGTATAAATATTTGGTGGAGAAAATAGGAATTTCTGAATCAAAATTTTTACAAGCTTCTATTTCTGCACGGTCACCTTGGAGTGTCCCTGGAGCGTGAAGGAGAATTAAGTCGATCTCTTTTTTATGGACTGCTTCACAAGCTTTTTCCATGCTTTCAAGATATCCTGCTCCTGTATCTGAAATGGCAGCGGGGTGTTTAAATTCTTCGGTAGCAAAACCAATTCCTTCTATTTTTGCCAAAGCATTGTTCTTTTCGGAAGAAAGAAGTAAAAGCCCTGCACCTTCGCCTAAAATCATGGAAGATTTTTTTGGGTTTTCTTCCAAAGGTTTGGAGGGGTAGGGGAGTCCGAAAGGAGAATAAATTCCCAGTTTTTTAAACATCGATACACTAAAACTTGATATACAAGATTCTGTTCCTCCCACGATAAAAGAATCACTCATCCCAGATTGAATCCAAGCAGCAGCATTGGCAATGGCATGGAGGCTAGAACTACACGTAATGGAATGACTGATATTTATTCCGCTTGTATTTAGGTGATTACTTAAATGACTAGAAACATTTCCTAAAGTGGTATTTGGAGAAGTGAAAACAGATAATGGTTCTTGTTTTAGGTGTTTTTTATATTGTGCTTCCCAAAGATTACTAGCACCTCTTGATGAAGCGATATTTATTCCTGATTGAGCAGGAATAGTCGTTTTTGCCTGTAATCTATTTCCTAAAAAGAGAATGAATTGAACACTTCTATCCAATTTTTTATACTGAGGAAACTGGTTTAAGAATTCATCAAAAAGATCTTCTTGAAGGTTTTTGGCTACATAAGAATGATTAAACTCTTGAAAACATCCATTATGTTCCAAAATATTTTTTTGAATGAGCCTGTATTCCGTTCCTAAAGACGATAAGGAAGTTCTGGCTTGTATATAAAGTTCTTTTTTCAAGGGTATTAAAGTACTTTTTTGAAATACTCGGCATATTTTAAGATCACTTCTTTAGTGATTTTTTCTTCAGGCAAAATACGTCCTAAATACTCAGTTTTAGAAATTTCTTGAATGACCTTCTCACTGGCAGGAGTAATTGTTCCATTAAAGATAATTCCTTTCACGGGAATATGATTTTGTTTTAAAATCTCCAAAGTCATTAGGCTGTGATTAATACTACCGAGGTAATTTTTTGAAACCACAATGACTTCCACATCTTTTTGAAGCTTTAACCAGTCGAGTAAAGTTTCTTGATAATTTATAGGAACCATTAAGCCACCAGCACCTTCCATAATTAAATGATTCTCTGTAGCGGCAACCTCAAGTTGAGAAAGTGTGATGTTTAGCTGTTCCATCTCTGCTGCTGCATGCGGAGAGAGCGGATTTTTTAAACAAACACATTCTGGATGTATAACTGTTTTACTGTTAGAAAGATATTTTTTTACAAAATTAATATCTCTCTCCTCCAAGCCGGCTTGTACCACTTTTTGGTAATCTGCCTGTAGAGCTTCTGTTAAAATGGTTGCTACTAGAGTTTTTCCTACTTCGGTGTCTATTCCTGTAACAAAATATTTTTTTTGCATCCTACTGGATTATTAGGAATCACTTTCTTCAAAAATGGCTTTAAGCTCGGTAGCATCTTCGGCCTTCATTCTTTTAGAAAGAACCAAACCAAGTTGACGTCTTCTTAGTGCAGCATCAAAACGTTTAATTTCTTCCTCTGTTTCGGGCACACAAACAGGTACTTCAATAGGTTTTCCTTGCTGATCTACTGCCACAAAGGTATAGATTGCTTGGTTACACATTATTCGATCACCAGTAGTATTATCTTCCATAAAAACATCAACAATGACTTCCATTGAAGATTTAAAAGCACGAGAAACCTGAGCTTCAAGCGTTACTACAGATCCCATAGGGATTGGCTTATCAAAAGAAACATGATTTACTGCTGCTGTTACCACAACTCTTTTACAAAACCTTCGGGCAGAGATGGCTGTTGCAATGTCCATCCAGTGCAATAATCTACCTCCCATAAGGTTGTTGAGTGGGTTTGTATCATTTGGTAAAACCAATTCGGTAAGAATGGTTTTAGAACTTTTTGCGAATACTTTTTGCATCGTGTTTAATTCAGAGTTTAAAACACGGCAAAGTTATTAATTTCTTACTTTTAAAAGCCATGCTCCTTTCTGAATGTTTTGGATACTTTTTAAATGGCTTTTAGCGAGGATTTTATTTGGGAAAGATTTCGAAATTACTTTGTAAAGTCCTTTTTTGTAGGATTTTATTTCAATAGGAATTTGTGTTTGAGATTCAATTTGCTCTTTTAGACCAGCTGCATTTTGTAAATCTCTAAATACTCCTACAACTACTTGAAACTCTATTGCGTTTGTGTTTGGATTGTTTTCTTCAATTAATACAAATTCTTCTTCTTCAAGTTCGTTTTCAAGAAGTAGATAATCGTGAATTTGAAGTGTATTGTGAACAGACGAAGTCATTTCAGAACTGCTTACTCCTGCATAGTTTGTTTGTTCTCCAAATCCATATTCAAGATCTTTAGCAAAATATAGACTTGCACCCAGCAAAGGAATCAGTACAGCACTAGCCCACATCCATTTATTAGATTTTTTAGGATTGGTAGTTTTTTCAACTCTAATAATGGGTTTTGATTTTAAAGTACCAATACCATAATTCTCTGCAAATAAGGTGGCTTTTTTAGTTTGGAAATCAATGTATTGATCTTCATTTAAGAAAAAATGTCCAATATTTCCAATCGCTATTTCATTTCCATTAAAAATATCAATTTTGAGTTGCTCAACAAAGTTCTTTAAAAGGATTTGAGCATCTGTAAGGCTTATTTTTTCTCGAATTGCAATGTACTTAGAGAGCATTCCATCGTCTTTCTGCTGAGGAGAAAGTGTAAAGTGCAAAGAACTCTGAAAAGAAAGATCTTTATTCGTTTTGTTAAACTCAAAAGATTTGCTTTTGCTTAAAACACCCAAGTGCTCAATAGCTACTTGTGGGTAGTTGAGTAATAATTCTTGTATGTAGTTTCCTATTTTATTCATGGATCTAAAAGAGTATTATTTGAATACCGTAAAACCGATAAGAAATTGGATTTTTTGCACTTTAAAAAAGCTAAATTACGACTTTTTTAGGAGTTTTTAGCGAAGTAGGATAAAACACTTTGGTTAACGTATCGCTATTTTGAGTGTAAATTTTTTATGAAAGCAAGGTTTATAAGTAGTTAATTCTGTGGTGTTTTTTTATCAAAAAATAGGTTTTCTGTTCTTAAAGTGAAGGAAAAATATGCTCTTTTAAAAAGAAAATCTAAATTTGCCATGATTTTGAAGAATCAATTTCTTCTTATTAGTAAGTTCATAAAACAAAGTTGTATGTCACAAAATTTAGTGATTGTTGAGTCACCAGCCAAAGCTAAAACTATTGAAGGTTTTTTAGGAAAAGATTTTTTGGTAAAATCCAGTTTTGGCCATATCCGAGATTTAAGTCATAAAAAAATGGGAGTAGATATCGAAAACGGATTTATCCCAGATTATGAAGTCTCTTCGGACAAAAAAGACTTGGTGAAAGAACTAAAGAAAGACGTTAAGAAAGCAGATATTGTTTGGCTAGCAACGGATGAGGACCGTGAAGGAGAAGCCATTGCTTGGCATTTATTTGAAGCTTTAGATTTGAGTAAAAAAGAGGTGAAAAGAATTGTTTTTCATGAGATTACTAAAACAGCAATCCAAAAAGCAATCAATAATCCTAGAGAACTTGATTATAATCTTGTAAATGCACAACAAGCAAGAAGAATATTAGATCGTTTGGTAGGTTTTGAGCTTTCACCTGTACTTTGGAAGAAGGTTCAGAGAGGTTTATCAGCGGGTCGTGTTCAGTCTGTTGCAGTAAGACTTATTGCTGAGCAAGAAAGAAAAATACAAGCATTTGAGTATAGTTCTGCTTTTAGAATTCAAGGGGATTTTGAAGCGGAAAATGGAGTGCTTCATGCAGAATATTCAAAGAGACCAGATTCAAAAGAAGGTGTTATAGCATTGTTTGAAAATTTAAAAAATGCACAATTTGCAGTTAATTCTGTAGAATCAAAACCTGCAAAAAGAAATCCATCAGCTCCATTTACTACTTCTACACTCCAGCAAGAAGCTTCAAGAGTGTTGAGTTTTTCGGTTTCAAAAACCATGATGATTGCACAGCGCTTATACGAAGCAGGGAAAATAACTTATATGCGTACCGATAGTGTAACGCTTTCTCAAGATGCAATTGATGCCTGTGCTAATTTTATTACCAATGCATTTGGAGATAAATATCTAAACTCTAAGCAATATTCTACTAAGGCAAAAGGAGCGCAAGAAGCTCACGAGGCCATTCGTCCTACCTATATGGAAAACGAAGGGAATGATCTTAGCGGAGATGAAGCAAGGTTATATGGTCTTATCAGAAATAGAACGATTGCTTCACAAATGTCTGCCGCAGAATTCTTGAGATCTACAATCAAAATCGGAATTTCTACTGATGACAATCATTTTATTGCTAAAGGGGAAATTTTAGTTTTCGATGGATTCTTAAAAATGTACCAAGCAGGAGAAAATAAAGATGTCATTCTTCCGAAAGTAAAAGAAGAAGAAGCACTGAATCGTTTGGATATTGCAGCTAAAGAACGTTTTTCAAATCATCCTCCAAGGTTTAATGAAGCCAGTTTGGTTAGGAAAATGGAGGAGTTAGGAATCGGAAGACCTTCTACGTATGCACCGACTATTTCTACTATCCAAAAAAGAAATTACGTAATAAAAGAGGATCGAGACGGAAAACAAAGGTCTGTTCATAGTATCACTCTACAAGGTGAGGAGATAGAAGCTGTGTTGCTCACAGAAAACTTTGGAGCCGAAAGAAATAAATTATTTCCTACAGACATCGGTTTGGTAGTGAACGACTTCCTTTTTGAGCATTTTGATAAAATAATGGATTATCATTTTACCGCCAATGTAGAAAATCTATTCGACGAAGTAGCCGAAGGAAGCATGGATTGGCAAAAAATGTTGGAAAACTTTTATGGAGAATTCCATACCAATGTGGAAGATGTAACCGAGAACTCTGAAAGAGCCAACGGACTTAGAGAGCTTGGGGTAGATCCAAAAACGGGAGAAAAGATTATTGTACGTATCGGAAGATATGGGCCTATGGCACAACTTGGGGAAGGAACTGAAGAAGAAAAACCTAAATTTGCAAGTCTTAGAGCTGGGCAGTCCTTAGAATCAATTACTCTAGAAGAAGCCATTGAGCTTTTTAAACTTCCAAGACAATTAGGTGAGTTTGAAGGAAAGGTAATGACTGCTGCCATTGGAAGATTTGGTCCATATATTCGTCACGATGGAAAATTTGTTTCCCTCAAGGAAGATGATCCATTGGAAGTTTCTGGAGAAAGAGCGATAGAACTCATACTGGAAAAAAGACAAGCCGATCTCGATAAAATAATTCACCAGTTTGATCAAGAAGAGCCACTCATCGAAGTGTTAAAAGGAAGATGGGGACCATTTATCAAGTCTGAAAAAAAGAATTATAAAATTCCAAAAGACGTAGATGCTACCACACTTGATAGAGCTGCTTGTGAGGAAATCATGAAAAATCAGCCAGCTAAAAGAAAAAAGGCTACTACTAGGAAGAAAACAACAGCTAAAAAGAAAACAACCACCAAGAAGAAGTAACTTATTTCTGGTATGATATAATATTAAACCTCTGATTTTTTTTCAGAGGTTTTTTGTTTTCTGTTTGTTTTTAAACAAAAGAAATGTTATTTAGCTTATTAAAAAGCAAGAGTTTAGCGTATATTTGATAATCTCAAATAATTGATTTATATTTGTTAGATAGACTTTTTATTTTTTTACCAACTAATTTTTTTTACTATGAAAAAGTTCGTTTTTATTTTTTTATTCTTTTTTAGTTTTTATCAAGGTTATTCTCAGGTTACTACCGACAATACTGCTCCTTATGATGATGTGGAGTACTTGATAAATAATGTTTTGTCTGACGGTAATGCAAATATTACCAATATCACCTTTACTACGGGAGATTATAACCAGATTGGTTATTTTCAAGATCAGAATGTAGCGTATAATACCTTTGGTTTTGAAGAAGGAATGTATATGATGTCTAGAGGACCTGCAATGATCAACTCTACAGGTGGAGGAACGGCATATAATAATCCTTCTCCTCAAGATGGAGATATGACAGCTTTAACACAGTTGATGTTTGGAACCAATTATAATGCAGCTCAGCACGATCAAAATAATCTGGCAATCATTGAATTTGATCTTGTAGCAGGGGATAGTTTTTTTGATTTTTGGTATGTGTTTGGATCAAGAGAGTATAATGGATATACTTGTTCTGGATCGTATAATGATTTATTTGGTTTCTTTATCTCGGGACCTGATCCTAATGGAGGGAATTATGTAGGGAAAAATATCGCAAGAATCCCTACAAGTATGGCTCAAAATTCTTTTACGAATACACCAGTAGCCATTAATACGGTTAATTCAGGGGTTGCAAACGGAGCTCAGACAAATTGTTCCAATGCTAATCCCAATTGGAATACTACAGATTCCGCTTATTTTATTGCTAATTATAACCCGAATAATCCCAATGTTGGCCCCGATGTCAACTATCCTGTTTATTTTGATGGTTGGACAGTGCCTTTAAGAGCTTATTTACCTGTTGTATGTGATGAAACATACCATTTTAAATTAGCCGTTTGTGATATAGCTGATCAGGCACTAGGTTCGGGAGTAATGTTACTTAAAAACAGTTTAAGTTCTCCAGTATCGGTAAACTTTCAAGCAAGTCCAAACGTAACACCAGATACCAATGGGTATTTTTATGAAGGATGTGGGCAAGCAAGTATCAAATTTTCTAGACCTAATTTGCCAAAATTTGCTCCTGGAACAGGAGATTTAAGAATCACTTTTGACTTATTAGGTACAGCCGTTTATGGACAAGATTATGTATTCTTAAACAGTCTCTCAGATTCAGATATTGTGATTCCTAATCATGCAAATGATTTTGACCTAATTATTGTTCCTAAGGAAGATGGATTAGTAGAACCAGTTGAAATAGCAACTATACGTGTAGATCAATTGAGTGTTGGAGGTTGTGATACCGCAACTTGGACAGATTTTGAAATAAAAATTGCCGATCACGAAGAT
Encoded proteins:
- the topA gene encoding type I DNA topoisomerase, which gives rise to MSQNLVIVESPAKAKTIEGFLGKDFLVKSSFGHIRDLSHKKMGVDIENGFIPDYEVSSDKKDLVKELKKDVKKADIVWLATDEDREGEAIAWHLFEALDLSKKEVKRIVFHEITKTAIQKAINNPRELDYNLVNAQQARRILDRLVGFELSPVLWKKVQRGLSAGRVQSVAVRLIAEQERKIQAFEYSSAFRIQGDFEAENGVLHAEYSKRPDSKEGVIALFENLKNAQFAVNSVESKPAKRNPSAPFTTSTLQQEASRVLSFSVSKTMMIAQRLYEAGKITYMRTDSVTLSQDAIDACANFITNAFGDKYLNSKQYSTKAKGAQEAHEAIRPTYMENEGNDLSGDEARLYGLIRNRTIASQMSAAEFLRSTIKIGISTDDNHFIAKGEILVFDGFLKMYQAGENKDVILPKVKEEEALNRLDIAAKERFSNHPPRFNEASLVRKMEELGIGRPSTYAPTISTIQKRNYVIKEDRDGKQRSVHSITLQGEEIEAVLLTENFGAERNKLFPTDIGLVVNDFLFEHFDKIMDYHFTANVENLFDEVAEGSMDWQKMLENFYGEFHTNVEDVTENSERANGLRELGVDPKTGEKIIVRIGRYGPMAQLGEGTEEEKPKFASLRAGQSLESITLEEAIELFKLPRQLGEFEGKVMTAAIGRFGPYIRHDGKFVSLKEDDPLEVSGERAIELILEKRQADLDKIIHQFDQEEPLIEVLKGRWGPFIKSEKKNYKIPKDVDATTLDRAACEEIMKNQPAKRKKATTRKKTTAKKKTTTKKK
- a CDS encoding choice-of-anchor L domain-containing protein yields the protein MKKFVFIFLFFFSFYQGYSQVTTDNTAPYDDVEYLINNVLSDGNANITNITFTTGDYNQIGYFQDQNVAYNTFGFEEGMYMMSRGPAMINSTGGGTAYNNPSPQDGDMTALTQLMFGTNYNAAQHDQNNLAIIEFDLVAGDSFFDFWYVFGSREYNGYTCSGSYNDLFGFFISGPDPNGGNYVGKNIARIPTSMAQNSFTNTPVAINTVNSGVANGAQTNCSNANPNWNTTDSAYFIANYNPNNPNVGPDVNYPVYFDGWTVPLRAYLPVVCDETYHFKLAVCDIADQALGSGVMLLKNSLSSPVSVNFQASPNVTPDTNGYFYEGCGQASIKFSRPNLPKFAPGTGDLRITFDLLGTAVYGQDYVFLNSLSDSDIVIPNHANDFDLIIVPKEDGLVEPVEIATIRVDQLSVGGCDTATWTDFEIKIADHEDILIDLPDEIKVHCPGDEASFEAIISGGLPNVFDPKYTVNWSHIGTAEKQTVYPQETTTYYVEVSDVCPQSVTRDSIRVVVPVYDKLEIDSLDDQFLCLSDARQYNFLENKVRGGDESYTFEWINNENNVVEHIGDNPLMYPGKYTVKVTDGCGNTGRQEVAIYDYELPDQEILYTETKNELEVEFRNLELPINDNVNEMYVKYKWDFGDNTGTFDKNGTFTHKFPAYGKYTITLTTTNKIGCEKTVTRNIDLRPYIFTPNVFTPNGDGENETFKVVTTDQVEEFELRIFNRWGKEVFMTKDPSIEWNGMDKDGKECEVGSYLYKGTLKIYEVEDEKVIDGYILLAK